One segment of Niveibacterium microcysteis DNA contains the following:
- a CDS encoding metal ABC transporter substrate-binding protein has translation MKKLFAATLLIAAVTPASAALKVLACEPEWGALVQELGGDKVDVTLATTALQDPHHVQAKPSLIARARNAELLACTGAGLEIGWLPVLIQQSGNAAIQPGKPGNFAASDFVQKLDVPTRVDRADGDVHPEGNPHIQTDPRNIAKVAVALAQRLEQIDPANRATYQQRAQDFAKRWDAALARWSAQAAPLRGTPILAQHKAWTYMENWLGLQYVDALEPKPGVEPTAAHLQEILTRQKDRPAKLIVYAAYQDARSADWLAERAKIPAVQLPFTVGGTPAAKDLFGLFDDTIARLLKGAGK, from the coding sequence ATGAAGAAACTCTTTGCCGCCACGCTGCTGATCGCAGCCGTCACCCCGGCCTCTGCCGCGCTCAAGGTCCTCGCCTGCGAGCCCGAATGGGGCGCCCTGGTACAGGAGCTCGGGGGCGACAAGGTCGACGTCACCCTCGCCACAACCGCATTGCAGGACCCCCACCATGTGCAAGCCAAACCCAGCCTGATCGCGCGTGCCCGCAATGCCGAGCTGCTCGCCTGCACTGGCGCTGGGCTTGAGATCGGCTGGCTGCCGGTGCTGATCCAGCAATCGGGCAACGCCGCAATCCAGCCGGGCAAGCCGGGCAACTTCGCAGCGTCCGACTTCGTGCAGAAGCTCGATGTGCCGACACGGGTCGACCGCGCCGACGGCGATGTTCACCCCGAAGGCAATCCGCACATCCAGACCGATCCGCGCAACATCGCCAAGGTGGCCGTGGCGCTCGCGCAAAGGCTGGAGCAGATCGACCCCGCCAACCGCGCCACCTATCAACAGCGCGCGCAGGACTTCGCCAAGCGCTGGGATGCCGCACTCGCGCGCTGGTCGGCGCAGGCGGCGCCGCTGCGCGGCACGCCTATCCTGGCCCAGCACAAGGCCTGGACCTACATGGAGAACTGGCTCGGCCTGCAATACGTGGATGCGCTCGAACCGAAGCCGGGCGTCGAGCCCACCGCGGCCCACCTGCAGGAAATCCTCACGCGCCAGAAGGACCGCCCGGCCAAGCTGATCGTGTACGCCGCCTATCAGGACGCCCGTTCCGCCGACTGGCTCGCGGAGCGCGCGAAGATCCCGGCGGTGCAACTGCCCTTCACGGTCGGTGGCACGCCGGCCGCGAAAGACCTGTTCGGCCTGTTCGACGACACCATCGCGCGCCTGCTCAAGGGAGCCGGAAAATGA
- a CDS encoding metal ABC transporter permease — protein sequence MIDLSALDLSILGPAFVAGLLVLATHVPMGMQVLDRGIVFIDLAIAQIAGLGVIAADFMGWEPQGLMVQVAAVAAALAGALLLTFTERRAGRHQEALIGVLFVLAASGGLLLLASNPHGGEHLKDLLVGQILWVSPKQIGWLAVLTAVLLVLWFGGARKRGSFVFYALFSIAVTASVQVVGVYLVFSSLIIPALATRELSGTPRLLAAWALGAVGYALGLAASAVFDLPSGAVVVWVLAVAAVMLAMLVRPRTADVAPAPLTEIR from the coding sequence ATGATCGACCTCTCGGCGCTCGATCTGTCCATCCTCGGCCCGGCGTTCGTCGCCGGCCTGCTGGTGCTCGCCACCCATGTGCCGATGGGCATGCAGGTGCTCGATCGCGGCATCGTCTTCATCGACCTCGCGATCGCGCAGATCGCCGGGCTCGGCGTGATCGCCGCCGACTTCATGGGCTGGGAGCCGCAGGGCTTGATGGTCCAGGTGGCGGCGGTCGCCGCCGCACTGGCCGGGGCGTTGCTGCTGACCTTCACCGAGCGGCGCGCAGGTCGCCATCAGGAGGCGCTGATCGGCGTGCTCTTCGTGCTCGCTGCGAGCGGCGGGCTGCTGCTGCTCGCGAGCAATCCGCACGGCGGCGAGCACCTGAAAGACCTGTTGGTTGGCCAGATCCTGTGGGTCAGCCCGAAGCAGATCGGCTGGCTCGCGGTGCTGACGGCGGTGTTGCTGGTCCTGTGGTTCGGCGGCGCACGCAAGCGCGGCAGCTTCGTGTTCTACGCACTGTTCTCGATCGCGGTAACCGCATCGGTGCAGGTCGTCGGCGTGTATCTGGTGTTCTCGAGCCTGATCATCCCGGCGCTCGCCACGCGTGAGCTGAGCGGCACGCCCCGCCTGCTGGCGGCGTGGGCGCTCGGGGCGGTTGGCTATGCGCTGGGTCTGGCCGCCTCGGCGGTGTTCGACCTGCCCTCGGGGGCGGTGGTGGTCTGGGTGCTGGCGGTGGCTGCGGTGATGCTTGCGATGCTGGTGCGCCCGCGGACGGCGGACGTGGCGCCAGCGCCGCTGACCGAAATACGTTAG
- a CDS encoding sensor domain-containing diguanylate cyclase yields MPLIARLILGVVGVLAVAVLLAARLLTSGIGASYVQIEREAAEHETERLVNALEIEARSLGQLLLGWAHWSELYGYVAAPSAAFRAENLQPTVLVPSDLAWVLVIGPDGHVIDAIAAPATKGAAPDLSPLKSPSSPLLRTLTGPIAADASQCGVARLGAENFLTCRMAIRDTAVSQPPRGVVVIARRFDATLIQRVKAESHIDFTLAPPSGPAVSPDITGSPITSPVFGRASPVIRSTPNTLEVRHAVSDLGGGVFGELVMSLPREISALGRSSLAHVGLKLLAVAALFAVALVFVLDRVLVYRLRKLSGEIDRIWQQKDWTLRVTESRSDEIGHLAAHTNALLAVIGEQLRDLELRATTDSLTGLANRRAFDERLALALRRQQRTGAGLGLVMLDLDSFKSFNDRYGHAAGDHALQKVGEVMRGAAARATDLCARLGGEEFAILLEDADSAVVMNVAKHVRFTIESMNIPHKNSQHGRLTISIGVALHEYGEDGESFYMRADAALYRAKEGGRNRIELAREGLPVVIESPGNTSRI; encoded by the coding sequence ATGCCACTGATCGCGCGCCTGATCCTTGGCGTTGTCGGCGTGCTCGCCGTCGCCGTGCTGTTGGCGGCACGCTTGCTCACGAGCGGCATCGGTGCCAGTTATGTGCAGATCGAACGCGAGGCGGCCGAGCACGAAACCGAGCGCCTGGTGAACGCGCTGGAAATCGAGGCCCGCTCGCTCGGTCAACTGTTGCTTGGCTGGGCGCACTGGAGCGAGCTGTACGGCTATGTTGCGGCGCCCAGTGCGGCCTTCCGTGCCGAGAACCTTCAGCCCACGGTGCTGGTCCCCTCGGATCTGGCCTGGGTGCTGGTGATCGGGCCGGATGGCCATGTCATCGACGCGATTGCGGCACCAGCGACGAAGGGCGCGGCGCCCGATCTTTCGCCCCTCAAATCCCCGTCCAGCCCGTTGCTGCGCACGCTGACCGGCCCGATCGCGGCTGACGCGAGCCAGTGCGGGGTTGCGCGCCTCGGCGCGGAGAACTTCCTCACCTGCCGCATGGCGATCCGCGATACCGCGGTGTCGCAACCGCCGCGCGGCGTGGTCGTGATTGCGCGCCGCTTCGATGCCACGCTGATCCAGCGCGTGAAGGCGGAAAGCCATATCGACTTCACGCTGGCGCCGCCCTCCGGGCCGGCCGTCAGCCCCGACATCACCGGCTCGCCGATCACATCGCCAGTGTTCGGCCGTGCCTCGCCGGTGATCCGCTCGACACCCAACACGCTGGAAGTGCGTCATGCCGTTTCGGATCTGGGCGGCGGGGTGTTCGGCGAACTGGTGATGAGCCTGCCGCGCGAGATCAGCGCACTGGGCCGCAGCAGCCTCGCGCATGTCGGCCTGAAGCTGCTGGCTGTGGCGGCGCTGTTCGCGGTGGCGCTGGTGTTCGTGCTCGATCGCGTACTCGTCTACCGGCTGCGCAAGCTCTCGGGCGAGATCGACCGCATCTGGCAGCAGAAGGACTGGACGCTGCGTGTGACGGAGAGCCGGAGCGACGAGATCGGCCACCTTGCGGCGCACACCAATGCCTTGCTCGCGGTGATTGGCGAACAGCTGCGCGACCTTGAACTGCGTGCCACCACCGATTCGCTGACCGGCCTGGCAAACCGGCGGGCGTTTGACGAACGTCTGGCGCTTGCGCTGCGCCGCCAGCAGCGCACCGGCGCTGGTCTCGGCCTGGTGATGCTGGATCTGGACAGCTTCAAATCCTTCAACGACCGCTACGGCCATGCTGCCGGCGACCATGCGCTACAGAAGGTTGGCGAGGTGATGCGCGGTGCGGCGGCGCGTGCCACCGACCTGTGCGCACGGCTGGGCGGCGAGGAATTCGCGATCCTGCTCGAAGATGCGGACAGCGCCGTCGTCATGAATGTCGCCAAGCATGTGCGCTTCACGATCGAATCGATGAACATCCCGCACAAGAACTCGCAGCACGGTCGGCTGACGATCAGCATCGGCGTTGCGCTGCATGAGTACGGCGAAGATGGCGAGAGCTTCTACATGCGCGCCGACGCCGCGCTGTATCGCGCCAAGGAAGGCGGCCGCAACCGGATCGAGCTCGCGCGCGAGGGGCTGCCGGTGGTGATCGAGTCGCCCGGCAACACCAGCCGCATCTGA
- a CDS encoding TCR/Tet family MFS transporter — MSPAPRTATVVFIFITVVLDVLALGVVIPVLPKLIEAFMGGNTARAAEINGLFSTAWALMQFVFSPLLGALSDRFGRRPVILISCLGLGLDYLLMALAPTLWWLFVGRVISGITAASFSTAGAYIADVTPQDKRAGAFGMIGAAWGLGFVVGPAVGGLLGGIDPRLPFWVAGALALANFGYGFFVLPESLPRERRSPRFSWQRANPLGALTLLRSHRELFGLAGVNALYWFAHYALPSTFVLYTGHRYGWNAQTVGLTLAAVGICNVIVQAGLVRRVVPAIGERNALLLGLAAGVAGFTVYGLAPTGFWFWAGLPVFAAMGFFGPALQALMTRHVSPQEQGQLQGANSSMSALVGLLAPGTFSLVFAASIDPAVGWHLPGAAMLLAAAVTLVALVLGARVTRRETA, encoded by the coding sequence GTGAGCCCAGCCCCGCGCACCGCCACCGTCGTCTTCATCTTCATCACCGTGGTGCTCGACGTGCTCGCGCTGGGCGTCGTGATCCCGGTGCTGCCCAAGCTGATCGAAGCCTTCATGGGTGGCAACACTGCCCGCGCGGCAGAGATCAACGGCCTGTTCTCGACCGCCTGGGCGCTGATGCAGTTCGTCTTCTCGCCGCTACTCGGTGCGCTGTCGGACCGCTTCGGCCGCCGCCCGGTGATCCTGATCTCCTGCCTCGGGCTGGGCCTCGATTACCTGCTGATGGCGCTGGCGCCGACGCTGTGGTGGCTGTTCGTCGGGCGTGTGATCTCCGGCATCACCGCGGCGAGCTTCTCCACCGCTGGCGCCTACATCGCCGATGTCACGCCGCAGGACAAGCGTGCGGGCGCCTTCGGCATGATCGGCGCGGCCTGGGGCCTGGGCTTCGTGGTCGGGCCGGCGGTCGGCGGCCTGCTCGGCGGCATCGACCCGCGCCTGCCGTTTTGGGTCGCCGGTGCATTGGCGCTGGCGAACTTCGGCTACGGCTTCTTCGTGCTGCCCGAATCCCTGCCGCGCGAACGCCGCTCGCCCCGCTTCTCATGGCAGCGCGCCAACCCGCTCGGCGCGCTGACGCTGTTGCGCTCGCACCGCGAGCTGTTCGGGCTGGCCGGTGTGAACGCGCTGTACTGGTTCGCGCACTACGCGCTGCCGTCGACCTTCGTGCTCTACACCGGCCACCGCTACGGCTGGAATGCGCAAACGGTGGGCCTCACGCTCGCAGCGGTCGGCATCTGCAACGTGATCGTGCAGGCCGGACTGGTGCGTCGGGTGGTGCCGGCGATTGGCGAGCGCAACGCGCTGCTGCTGGGGCTGGCAGCGGGCGTCGCCGGTTTCACGGTGTACGGACTGGCCCCCACCGGTTTCTGGTTCTGGGCCGGCCTGCCGGTGTTCGCGGCGATGGGTTTCTTCGGCCCCGCACTGCAGGCGCTGATGACGCGCCATGTCAGCCCGCAGGAACAGGGGCAACTGCAAGGCGCCAACAGCAGCATGTCGGCCCTGGTCGGGCTGCTCGCGCCGGGCACCTTCAGCCTGGTGTTCGCGGCCTCGATCGACCCCGCTGTCGGCTGGCATCTGCCGGGTGCAGCAATGCTGCTGGCCGCCGCCGTTACGCTGGTGGCGCTCGTACTGGGCGCCCGCGTGACGCGGCGCGAAACAGCCTGA
- a CDS encoding ferredoxin reductase family protein — MNRYLYGLLALVAGAWLMSPSANGAGFWAWRREAVLLTGLLGLATMSAAILLATRPRWLEQRLNGLDKAYGLHKSLGIAAGVTLGLHWFAENGAKWLVQLGLVMRRARGGPHGPENALIDFAKDSGEWAFYVLIALVLIALMQRIPYRYFRWVHKALAVVFLFGAVHAVVLMPDSWLAAPAGWVLIVAAAVGGAGALWSLAGRIGKTRTHQGRIESVAVSPSGLIDLRLALPAPGLRYRAGQFAFLKFDALEGPHPFTIASADDPCRPRFVIKPLGDYTDTLAARLAAGQAVELEGPYGCFDFSADGKREIWVAGGIGITPFLARLDALAAQGGAKRPVDFWYCTQQHSEAMFPADLEARCARAGVTLHRMAADCAGLLSADRVAATTGSLDGARVWFCGPSGFAQTLRSGLEALGLPRDAFHSERFAMR; from the coding sequence ATGAATCGATATCTGTACGGCCTGCTCGCCCTCGTGGCGGGCGCCTGGCTGATGAGCCCGAGCGCCAACGGCGCCGGCTTCTGGGCCTGGCGCCGCGAAGCGGTACTGCTGACCGGCCTGCTCGGCCTCGCCACCATGAGCGCGGCGATCCTGCTCGCCACCCGCCCGCGCTGGCTGGAACAGCGCCTGAACGGGCTGGACAAGGCCTACGGCCTGCACAAGTCGCTCGGCATCGCGGCCGGCGTCACGCTGGGCCTGCACTGGTTCGCCGAGAACGGCGCGAAGTGGCTGGTGCAGCTGGGCCTGGTGATGCGCCGCGCGCGCGGCGGCCCGCACGGCCCCGAGAATGCGCTGATCGACTTCGCCAAGGACAGCGGCGAGTGGGCCTTCTACGTGCTGATCGCGCTGGTGCTTATCGCGCTGATGCAGCGCATTCCCTACCGCTACTTCCGCTGGGTGCACAAGGCACTGGCCGTCGTGTTCCTCTTCGGCGCCGTCCACGCAGTGGTGCTGATGCCGGACAGCTGGCTCGCAGCGCCGGCAGGCTGGGTGTTGATCGTCGCCGCAGCAGTAGGCGGTGCCGGTGCGTTGTGGTCGCTCGCCGGCCGCATCGGCAAGACGCGCACCCACCAGGGCCGCATCGAATCGGTCGCGGTGTCGCCGAGCGGGCTGATCGACCTGCGCCTCGCGCTGCCGGCACCGGGCCTGCGGTATCGGGCCGGGCAGTTCGCCTTCCTCAAGTTCGACGCGCTGGAAGGGCCGCACCCCTTCACGATCGCCTCGGCCGACGACCCCTGCCGCCCGCGCTTCGTGATCAAGCCGCTCGGCGACTACACCGACACGCTCGCGGCACGCCTGGCGGCCGGTCAGGCGGTGGAACTGGAAGGCCCCTACGGCTGCTTCGACTTCAGCGCCGACGGCAAGCGCGAGATCTGGGTCGCTGGCGGCATCGGCATCACGCCCTTCCTCGCCCGGCTTGATGCGCTGGCGGCACAGGGCGGCGCCAAGCGGCCGGTGGATTTCTGGTATTGCACCCAGCAGCACAGCGAAGCCATGTTCCCGGCTGACCTGGAGGCGCGCTGTGCGCGTGCGGGCGTGACGCTGCATCGCATGGCGGCCGATTGCGCCGGCCTGCTGTCGGCCGACCGCGTCGCCGCCACCACCGGCTCGCTCGACGGCGCGCGGGTCTGGTTTTGCGGCCCGAGCGGCTTTGCGCAGACCCTGCGCAGCGGGCTCGAAGCGCTGGGCCTGCCGCGCGACGCCTTCCACAGCGAACGCTTCGCGATGCGCTGA
- a CDS encoding fatty acid cis/trans isomerase, with translation MPVLSPTRLILLATLLLAGCGMLAREAFEREHAPADPTRYDHAVAPSAGQVSYRRQIQPLLGQRCVVCHACYDAPCQLKLGSWEGIARGISPELVYDGTRLNEAPTTRLFADALRASEWREKGFAPVLNEREATPAANHTASLLYRALALKQAHPLPQVDVLPKDFDFGLDRKQSCPRIENFEDYARDKPLAGMPYGLPGLTQAEFDLVARWLEQGAPDEGPAPVPAAEQREVDNWERFLNGDSNKERLMSRYLYEHLFLGHLYVSNAKDANAYKLVRSATPPGQPIQLVATRRPFDDPGVIRVFYRLQRDQEPIVAKTHMPYRLDAERMAKYRGWFLKPDYTVDTLPGYTAQTAANPLATFHELPVNSRHRFLLDEAQFFVMNFIKGPVCRGQLALDVIEDRFWVFFTDPDEGAVSDASERVQREAAKLKLPAAWGSDAGLLKPWRAYAEQEEEFVRARTAALREVAQKRGGPALTTIWDGDGHNTNAALTIFRHFDSATVVKGLVGEPPKTAWVMGYNLFERVFYLLSAGFDIYGNIGHQLHSRLYMDFLRMEGETNFAMMLPQAARKDTLSYWYRHDGDALKRVLGMDAGVETAVPFRSDDPKTELFTLLKKRLGPALDTRLALDTYPDVALRRPLQALAAVQGASLDWMPEVAYLEVSDAAGRPHYFSLLRDTGHFNVTHLLRESKALAPDENRLTVVPGFVGAYPNALYQLKAADLPALTEAVRGLASEADYRRLADRFAVRRTRPDFWAFSDTLHDAMRREGPIDGGLLDYNRLENR, from the coding sequence ATGCCTGTCCTGTCTCCGACCCGTCTGATCCTGCTCGCCACGCTGCTGCTGGCCGGCTGCGGCATGCTTGCCCGCGAAGCCTTCGAGCGCGAACACGCGCCGGCCGATCCGACACGCTATGACCACGCGGTGGCACCGAGCGCAGGGCAAGTCAGCTACCGGCGCCAGATCCAGCCGCTGCTGGGCCAGCGCTGCGTGGTGTGCCACGCCTGCTACGACGCCCCCTGCCAACTCAAGCTCGGCAGCTGGGAAGGCATCGCGCGGGGCATCAGCCCGGAGTTGGTGTACGACGGCACGCGCCTGAACGAAGCGCCGACGACACGCCTGTTTGCCGATGCCTTGCGGGCCTCCGAGTGGCGCGAAAAGGGCTTCGCGCCGGTGCTCAACGAGCGTGAAGCCACGCCCGCCGCCAACCACACCGCGAGCCTGCTGTACCGCGCACTGGCGCTGAAGCAGGCGCACCCCTTGCCGCAGGTGGATGTGCTGCCTAAGGACTTCGACTTCGGGCTCGATCGCAAGCAGAGCTGCCCGCGCATCGAGAACTTCGAGGACTACGCGCGGGACAAGCCGCTCGCCGGCATGCCCTACGGCCTGCCCGGCCTGACGCAAGCCGAGTTCGATCTGGTCGCCCGCTGGCTCGAACAGGGCGCACCGGACGAAGGCCCGGCGCCAGTACCTGCGGCAGAGCAACGCGAGGTCGACAACTGGGAACGCTTTCTGAACGGCGATTCGAACAAGGAACGGCTGATGAGCCGCTACCTGTACGAACACCTGTTCCTCGGGCATCTGTACGTCAGCAACGCGAAGGACGCCAACGCCTACAAGCTGGTGCGCAGCGCCACGCCGCCGGGCCAGCCGATCCAGCTCGTCGCCACCCGCCGGCCCTTCGACGACCCCGGCGTGATACGCGTCTTCTACCGCCTGCAGCGCGATCAGGAGCCGATCGTCGCGAAGACCCACATGCCCTACCGGCTCGACGCCGAACGCATGGCGAAGTATCGCGGCTGGTTCCTAAAGCCGGACTACACCGTCGATACGCTGCCCGGCTACACCGCGCAGACGGCCGCGAATCCGCTCGCCACTTTCCACGAGCTTCCGGTCAATTCGCGCCATCGCTTCCTGCTCGACGAAGCGCAGTTCTTCGTCATGAACTTCATCAAGGGCCCGGTGTGCCGCGGGCAACTCGCGCTGGACGTGATCGAAGACCGTTTCTGGGTCTTCTTCACCGACCCGGATGAGGGCGCGGTCAGCGATGCCAGCGAGCGGGTGCAACGCGAGGCGGCCAAACTGAAACTGCCGGCCGCCTGGGGCAGCGACGCAGGCCTGCTGAAACCGTGGCGCGCCTACGCCGAGCAGGAAGAGGAATTCGTGCGTGCGCGCACCGCGGCGCTGCGCGAAGTGGCGCAAAAGCGTGGCGGCCCGGCACTCACGACGATCTGGGACGGCGACGGCCACAACACCAACGCCGCGCTGACGATCTTCCGCCACTTCGACAGCGCCACCGTGGTCAAAGGCCTCGTCGGCGAGCCGCCGAAAACCGCCTGGGTGATGGGCTACAACCTGTTCGAGCGGGTCTTCTACCTGCTCTCGGCCGGCTTCGACATCTACGGGAACATCGGCCACCAGCTGCACAGCCGGCTGTACATGGACTTCCTGCGCATGGAAGGCGAAACCAACTTCGCAATGATGCTGCCGCAGGCCGCCCGCAAGGACACCTTGTCGTACTGGTATCGCCACGACGGCGACGCCCTCAAGCGGGTGCTGGGCATGGATGCCGGCGTCGAAACCGCCGTGCCTTTCCGCAGCGACGACCCGAAGACCGAGCTGTTCACGCTGCTGAAGAAGCGCCTCGGCCCTGCGCTCGACACCCGGCTCGCGCTCGACACCTACCCCGACGTCGCGCTGCGCCGCCCCCTGCAAGCGCTGGCCGCGGTGCAGGGCGCCAGCCTCGACTGGATGCCCGAGGTCGCCTACCTCGAAGTGAGCGACGCCGCGGGCCGCCCGCACTACTTCTCGCTGCTGCGCGACACCGGCCACTTCAACGTGACCCACCTGCTGCGCGAATCCAAGGCGCTGGCACCCGACGAAAACCGCCTCACCGTGGTGCCCGGTTTCGTCGGCGCCTACCCGAACGCGCTCTACCAGCTCAAGGCTGCCGATCTACCGGCGCTAACCGAGGCGGTACGTGGGCTCGCCTCGGAAGCGGACTACCGCCGTTTGGCCGACCGCTTCGCGGTGCGCCGCACGCGGCCGGACTTCTGGGCCTTCAGCGATACGCTGCACGACGCGATGCGGCGTGAGGGGCCGATCGACGGCGGCCTGCTCGACTACAACCGGCTGGAGAACCGCTGA
- a CDS encoding gamma-butyrobetaine hydroxylase-like domain-containing protein, with product MSGLDTDTPIPTDIRLHQRSRLLEIAFSDGERFELPCEYLRVYSPSAEVRGHGEGQEVLQTGKRDVNISAIEPVGHYAVKLVFTDGHDSGLYTWDYLYQLGARHEPLWAEYLRRLEEAGASRDTETPKAPKGGCGSGSCGSH from the coding sequence ATGAGCGGACTCGATACCGATACCCCGATCCCGACCGATATTCGCCTGCATCAGCGCTCGCGCCTGCTTGAGATCGCGTTCTCAGATGGCGAGCGCTTCGAGCTGCCCTGCGAATACCTGCGCGTCTATTCGCCGTCGGCTGAAGTGCGCGGCCATGGCGAAGGTCAGGAAGTGCTGCAGACCGGCAAGCGCGATGTGAACATCAGCGCGATCGAGCCGGTCGGCCACTATGCGGTGAAGCTCGTCTTCACCGACGGGCACGACAGCGGGCTCTATACCTGGGATTACCTGTACCAGCTGGGCGCGCGGCACGAACCGCTGTGGGCCGAATACCTGCGCCGCCTCGAAGAGGCCGGCGCGAGCCGCGACACTGAAACGCCGAAGGCGCCCAAGGGCGGCTGTGGGTCGGGCAGTTGCGGCAGCCATTGA
- the ubiE gene encoding bifunctional demethylmenaquinone methyltransferase/2-methoxy-6-polyprenyl-1,4-benzoquinol methylase UbiE has product MNDKTTHFGYETVAESEKAKKVAGVFTSVAQKYDVMNDLMSMGMHRLWKKFTIDIANVRPGERVLDVAGGTADLSLAFAKGVGDTGQVWLTDINHAMLAVGRDRVLDKGFNLPTAQCDAEKLPFASDSFDLVTVAFGLRNMTHKDVALAEMRRVLRPGGRLLVLEFSKIWKPLAPVYDAYSFKLLPWMGKKVANDADSYRYLAESIRMHPDQDALADIMRGAGLERVQYFNLAAGAVALHRGYKF; this is encoded by the coding sequence ATGAACGACAAGACCACGCACTTCGGCTACGAAACCGTTGCCGAGAGCGAAAAGGCCAAGAAGGTTGCCGGGGTGTTCACCTCGGTGGCGCAGAAGTACGACGTGATGAACGACCTCATGTCGATGGGCATGCACCGGCTGTGGAAGAAGTTCACGATCGACATCGCCAACGTGCGTCCCGGCGAGCGCGTGCTCGACGTGGCCGGCGGTACCGCCGACCTCTCGCTGGCGTTTGCCAAGGGCGTCGGCGACACCGGCCAGGTGTGGCTGACCGACATCAACCACGCAATGCTGGCCGTCGGCCGCGACCGTGTGCTCGACAAGGGTTTCAACCTGCCGACCGCGCAGTGCGATGCCGAAAAGCTGCCTTTCGCTTCGGACAGTTTCGATTTGGTCACCGTGGCCTTCGGCCTGCGCAACATGACGCACAAGGACGTCGCGCTGGCCGAGATGCGCCGCGTGTTGCGCCCGGGCGGCCGCCTGCTGGTGCTCGAGTTCTCCAAGATCTGGAAGCCGCTCGCGCCGGTGTACGACGCCTACTCCTTCAAGCTGCTGCCGTGGATGGGCAAGAAGGTCGCCAACGACGCCGACAGCTACCGCTACCTCGCCGAATCGATCCGCATGCACCCGGATCAGGACGCGCTGGCCGACATCATGCGCGGCGCCGGGCTCGAACGCGTGCAGTACTTCAACCTCGCGGCTGGCGCGGTGGCGCTGCATCGCGGCTACAAGTTCTGA
- a CDS encoding Tim44 domain-containing protein gives MKRLMIAVFAIFIGSAMVVADAEAKRLGGSRSIGMQRTPATAPARPATPPQAAPQPASPTAAKPGVTPPAAQPSGWRKWAGPLAGLAAGIGLASLLSHFGVGGDFAGILLAVLAAGVVFMLIRRFMASKAPQQASPMQYAGAGAPYNAQADRPVVTSIGGGAAPLAAEPVANTLPAGFDAEGFTRNAKVQFVRLQAANDAGNLDDIREFTTPEMFAEFKLDIDERRGAANQTDVIQLDAEVLEVAEEGNRYIASVRFHGLLREEKDAPPSGFNEVWHLTKPVAGNGGWVLAGIQQVA, from the coding sequence ATGAAACGTCTGATGATCGCGGTGTTTGCAATCTTCATCGGTAGCGCGATGGTTGTGGCGGATGCCGAGGCCAAGCGCCTGGGCGGCAGCCGTTCGATCGGCATGCAGCGCACACCGGCCACTGCACCGGCGCGCCCGGCTACCCCGCCGCAGGCCGCGCCGCAACCGGCATCGCCGACTGCTGCCAAGCCGGGCGTCACGCCGCCGGCGGCGCAACCCTCCGGCTGGCGCAAGTGGGCGGGCCCCTTGGCTGGCCTCGCCGCCGGTATCGGGCTGGCTTCGCTGCTGTCGCACTTCGGCGTCGGCGGTGACTTTGCCGGCATCCTGCTTGCCGTGCTCGCGGCCGGTGTCGTGTTCATGCTGATCCGCCGTTTCATGGCCAGCAAAGCACCGCAGCAGGCTTCGCCGATGCAGTACGCCGGTGCGGGTGCGCCGTACAACGCACAGGCTGATCGCCCGGTCGTGACTTCGATTGGCGGCGGCGCTGCGCCGCTCGCCGCCGAGCCGGTGGCCAACACGCTGCCAGCCGGGTTCGATGCCGAGGGTTTCACCCGCAATGCCAAGGTTCAGTTCGTGCGGTTGCAGGCGGCCAACGACGCCGGCAACCTCGACGACATCCGCGAATTCACCACGCCGGAAATGTTCGCCGAGTTCAAGCTCGACATCGACGAGCGTCGCGGCGCGGCGAACCAGACCGACGTGATCCAGCTCGATGCTGAAGTGCTCGAAGTGGCTGAGGAAGGCAATCGCTACATTGCCAGCGTGCGTTTCCACGGCCTGCTGCGCGAAGAGAAGGATGCCCCGCCCTCCGGCTTCAACGAGGTCTGGCACCTGACCAAGCCGGTTGCCGGCAACGGCGGCTGGGTGCTGGCGGGTATCCAGCAGGTCGCCTGA